The Pseudomonas sp. R4-35-07 nucleotide sequence GTTGATATAGCGCAGGTAGTCGATCATCCCGGCCCACACCTGCACGCCGCTGGAGGCATAGGCACCGACACGGTAGGTCGCCAGGGGAATGAATTGCTGGTCGGGCGAGGCCATGGCCTGGGGCACGGCGCCGGCCAAGGCCGCCAGCGCGAATGCAGTGCCGACCAGGGAACGTTTCAGGGATGCACGCATGGAGATTCTCTTGAGGGAAGGTTAGAAGCGCAGCGGCCAGTGCCGCAGACGCTCACGCAGGTTGTGCAACAGGCGAATCAGGCCCTCGGGCTCCTTGATCAGGAACACGATGATCAACACGCCAAAGATGATTTTCTGCAGGTTCTGCAACTGCCCCGCATCCACCGCGCCGCCGAACAGCGCCTGCCCGACGTGGCTGAGCAGGATCGGCAGCAAGCTGATAAAGGCCGCGCCCACGAAGTTGCCGGCGATGCTGCCCATGCCACCGATAATGATGATGAACAGGATCTGGAACGAACGGTTGATATCAAAACTGCTGGCGCTGGCCGTGCCCAGGTAGGCGAAGGCCCACAGCGCACCGGCCACGCCTAAGTAAAACGAGCTGACCGCAAACGCCAGGCGCTTGTAGCGCACCACCGGGATGCCGACCACGGCAGCAGCAGTGTCCATGTCGCGGATCGCCATCCAGTTGCGCCCCACCTGGCTGCGCACCAGATTGACGGCGGTCCAGGTCAACAGCAGCACCGTGACCAGGGTCAGCCAGTAGCGGCCCAACGGGGTATTGAGGTCGTGGCCGAACAGCGTCAGCTGCGGGGCGGAAATGGTCCCGGAAGAGCCGTAGTTATAGAACCAGGGGAATTTGACGAACAACCATTCAAGGAAAAACTGCGCCGCCAGCGTCGTCACCATCAGGTAGAAACCCTTGATCCGCGAGCTGGGCAGGCCGAACAACAGGCCCACCAGCGCGCTGATAATCCCGCCGCCGAGCAGCGCCACTGGCAAGCCCAACTCCGGCAGGCGCAGCAGAAAACCGTAGGTGGCGAAGGCCCCGACCGCCATGAAACCCGCCGCGCCGACCGATGTCTGCCCGGTGTAACCGGTGAGCAGGTTCAGGCCCAGCCCGGCCAGCGACAGCACCAGAAACGGCACCAGAATCGCATTGAGCCAATAATCATCGCCCCACAGCGGTACCGCGATAAACGCCAGCGCCAGCCAGGCGAACAGGCCCCAGGGCAAGCGACGCGGCACCAGCAGCAGCGGCGCCGTGGGTTGTGCAACAGAGGTCGACATGGCTTCAGACTCGCTCGATA carries:
- a CDS encoding branched-chain amino acid ABC transporter permease — protein: MSTSVAQPTAPLLLVPRRLPWGLFAWLALAFIAVPLWGDDYWLNAILVPFLVLSLAGLGLNLLTGYTGQTSVGAAGFMAVGAFATYGFLLRLPELGLPVALLGGGIISALVGLLFGLPSSRIKGFYLMVTTLAAQFFLEWLFVKFPWFYNYGSSGTISAPQLTLFGHDLNTPLGRYWLTLVTVLLLTWTAVNLVRSQVGRNWMAIRDMDTAAAVVGIPVVRYKRLAFAVSSFYLGVAGALWAFAYLGTASASSFDINRSFQILFIIIIGGMGSIAGNFVGAAFISLLPILLSHVGQALFGGAVDAGQLQNLQKIIFGVLIIVFLIKEPEGLIRLLHNLRERLRHWPLRF